One genomic region from Rattus norvegicus strain BN/NHsdMcwi chromosome 10, GRCr8, whole genome shotgun sequence encodes:
- the Or2ak4 gene encoding olfactory receptor Olr1436 — protein MEKGNHSCGTDFTLVGLFQYGHTDTFLFTVIILLFAVALIGNITLVHLIRLDRTLHTPMYFLLSQLSIIDMMYISTTVPKMAANFLSDTKTISFLGCVIQAFVFLTLGASEALLLGFMSYDRYIAICQPLHYPVLMSRKICCSMVAGAWSSSSINALVHTVYVFQLPFCGSRIVNHFFCEVPSLLPLVCEDTSQYEHTILLSGLVILLLPFLAILASYARVLVVVFRMGSGKGQSRAVSTCSSHLTVASLFYVTTLSTYTQPHSLHSPGRDKVVAVLYSIITPVLNPFIYSLRNKEVMGALRRHMG, from the coding sequence ATGGAGAAAGGAAACCACAGCTGTGGAACAGACTTCACCTTGGTTGGCCTTTTCCAGTATGGACACACGGACACCTTTCTCTTCACAGTTATCATCCTGCTTTTTGCAGTGGCTCTCATAGGCAACATCACACTGGTCCACCTCATCAGGCTGGACCGAACcctccacacccccatgtacttcctCCTCAGTCAGCTCTCCATCATTGACATGATGTACATCTCCACCACTGTGCCCAAGATGGCAGCTAACTTCCTGTCAGACACTAAGACCATTTCCTTTCTGGGATGTGTGATCCAAGCATTTGTGTTTCTGACTCTGGGTGCATCTGAAGCCCTCTTGCTGGGTTTCATGTCCTATGACAGGTACATAGCCATCTGCCAGCCCTTGCACTACCCTGTGCTCATGAGCAGGAAGATCTGCTGCTCCATGGTCGCTGGTGCCTGGAGTAGCAGCTCCATCAATGCTTTAGTGCACACAGTGTATGTATTTCAACTTCCATTCTGTGGATCTAGGATTGTTAACCACTTTTTCTGTGAGGTTCCATCTCTCCTGCCACTGGTGTGTGAAGACACGTCCCAATATGAGCATACAATCCTCCTGAGTGGCCTTGTCATTCTGTTGTTACCCTTCCTGGCCATCCTAGCTTCCTATGCTCGAGTGTTGGTTGTTGTATTCCGGATGGGTTCAGGGAAGGGACAGAGTAGAGCTGTGTCCACCTGCTCCTCCCACCTGACCGTGGCCAGCCTGTTCTATGTCACTACTCTCTCCACCTACACCCAGCCACACTCCTTGCATTCTCCTGGGAGGGACAAAGTGGTGGCTGTGCTCTACTCTATCATCACCCCTGTTCTGAACCctttcatctacagcctgaggaacaaggAGGTCATGGGGGCCCTGAGGAGACATATGGGATGA